From the genome of Bacteroides sp. MSB163, one region includes:
- a CDS encoding TonB-dependent receptor, translating to MRKTFFEKCINLHLCRVALVLLFLVPAISSLQANPSQSKTISGVVTSATDNEPLIGVSVQVKEVSIGAITDMDGKYSVTALPGQTLVFSYIGYKSQEFKVSDVSVINVALREDTEMLDEVVVVGYGVQKKKLVTGATVQVKGENIAKLNTTNPLQAMQGQTPGVTITSTTGQPGKDMKVSIRGLGTVGNSQPLYLIDGVGGDISTLNPADIESIDILKDAASAAIYGAQAANGVVLITTKSGKEGKASVSFDAYYGIQNAARKVDMLNAQEYMMIMDEQALNSGESAYDWSRYKSIHDADGNIYDTDWVDSMIKDNAKMQSYSLGITGGSASSTYAMSLGYMSQEGIIGGNEVSDYERYNFRINSEHKLFNNFLKVGEHVSFIHKNYKNMNDEGNGHNGNKLYSAFNTSPLAPIYSDNGKYNSPYNNTAASDWNGGDGNPYGQMMTLSQSQNKNNTFAGDVYAEIEPIKNLKVRTLFAASYSSYNYRSFTPKYQFDSYTDRTYTSVEQSAGDGFTLTWQNTASYDWNWGNHALNALIGMESSRTDGFDVGAGQAYLTNGFDSWDKAYVNNGTAQSKDTGLSASGKPWDSSRNVSYFGRLGWNWQETYMVNATLRCDGSSKFARGHRYGWFPSVSAGWTITNEKWMEKTQSWLDYLKLRVSWGQVGNNNIDNYQYLAPVSYSGYYTFGEVSGATSPGYVQGAFPSRLANEGIKWETSEQTNIGLDARFLNGRLGLNADFYIKTTKDWLVQAPVLSTAGTDGPFINGGDVKNTGVELALTWNDQIGQDFHYNIGINGAYNKNEVGNIPTEDGIIHGKTGILYDNAEEFYRAQNGHAIGYFWGYKTAGIFQNQQEIQDWIAAGNGVLQSNPQPGDVKYVDVDHNGTIDTADKVDLGNGIPDFTYGFTIGFDYKGFDFSLNANGVVGNQIVQSFRQIANKQSNYTTAILDRWTGEGTSNRIPRVTNTTDNWMFSDLYVQDGDFLRISNITLGYDFCKLMKIKYISQARLYVQVQNAFTFTKYDGMDPEVGYGSEKWVSGVDQGFYPRPRTFLFGVNLKF from the coding sequence ATGAGAAAGACATTCTTTGAAAAGTGCATAAATCTGCATTTATGCCGTGTTGCATTGGTACTTCTATTTCTGGTACCTGCAATCAGTAGCCTTCAGGCTAACCCTTCTCAAAGCAAAACCATTTCGGGAGTTGTGACATCTGCTACGGACAATGAGCCGTTGATCGGTGTCAGCGTTCAGGTGAAAGAGGTTTCCATTGGTGCTATTACCGATATGGACGGTAAGTATTCTGTAACTGCCCTGCCCGGGCAAACGCTGGTATTCTCTTATATCGGCTACAAATCTCAGGAGTTTAAGGTAAGCGATGTTTCGGTTATCAATGTAGCATTGAGAGAAGATACCGAAATGTTGGATGAAGTAGTCGTGGTAGGTTACGGCGTTCAGAAAAAGAAGCTGGTAACCGGCGCTACGGTTCAGGTGAAGGGGGAAAACATTGCCAAACTGAACACAACCAACCCTTTGCAAGCCATGCAGGGGCAGACGCCAGGTGTGACGATTACCTCTACTACAGGTCAGCCGGGTAAGGATATGAAGGTGTCAATCCGTGGTCTGGGAACAGTAGGTAATTCACAACCGCTATACCTTATTGATGGGGTGGGTGGTGATATTTCTACATTGAATCCGGCTGATATCGAATCTATAGATATTCTGAAAGATGCAGCTTCGGCTGCTATTTACGGTGCACAGGCTGCCAATGGTGTGGTATTGATTACTACAAAATCGGGTAAAGAAGGGAAAGCATCAGTTTCTTTTGATGCTTACTATGGTATACAGAATGCTGCTCGCAAAGTGGATATGCTGAATGCTCAGGAATATATGATGATTATGGATGAACAGGCCTTGAACTCTGGAGAGAGTGCTTATGACTGGAGCCGTTATAAAAGTATTCATGATGCTGACGGGAATATTTATGATACAGATTGGGTTGACTCCATGATTAAGGATAATGCAAAAATGCAGAGTTATTCACTGGGTATCACGGGTGGATCTGCCTCTTCCACTTATGCTATGTCACTGGGTTATATGTCTCAGGAAGGTATCATTGGTGGTAATGAGGTTTCCGATTATGAACGCTACAACTTCCGTATAAACTCCGAACACAAGCTGTTTAACAACTTTCTGAAAGTTGGTGAGCACGTCAGCTTCATCCATAAGAACTATAAGAATATGAATGATGAGGGTAACGGACACAATGGCAACAAATTATATTCTGCCTTTAACACTTCTCCTCTGGCTCCTATCTACAGTGATAATGGCAAGTATAATTCTCCTTATAATAATACGGCTGCTTCTGACTGGAATGGCGGTGACGGAAACCCTTACGGACAAATGATGACCCTGTCGCAGTCCCAGAATAAGAATAATACCTTTGCCGGTGATGTTTATGCCGAAATAGAACCGATTAAGAATTTGAAAGTAAGAACTTTATTTGCAGCTTCTTACTCTTCTTATAACTACCGCAGCTTTACTCCGAAATATCAGTTTGACTCTTATACCGACAGAACTTATACCTCTGTAGAACAAAGTGCCGGTGACGGATTTACCCTTACCTGGCAGAATACGGCTTCTTACGACTGGAACTGGGGCAATCATGCGCTGAATGCACTGATCGGTATGGAATCTTCACGTACCGATGGCTTTGATGTAGGTGCAGGACAGGCATACCTGACCAACGGCTTTGATAGTTGGGATAAGGCTTATGTCAACAATGGTACGGCACAATCCAAAGATACCGGTCTTTCTGCATCCGGAAAGCCTTGGGACAGTTCCCGCAATGTATCCTACTTCGGACGTTTGGGCTGGAACTGGCAAGAAACTTATATGGTGAATGCTACACTGCGTTGCGACGGTTCTTCCAAGTTTGCCCGCGGACACCGCTATGGTTGGTTCCCCTCTGTTTCTGCCGGTTGGACTATTACCAATGAAAAATGGATGGAAAAGACCCAATCCTGGCTCGATTACCTGAAACTTCGCGTTAGTTGGGGACAAGTGGGTAACAATAATATAGATAATTATCAATACCTGGCTCCGGTGTCTTATTCCGGTTACTATACATTTGGAGAAGTGTCCGGTGCTACCAGCCCGGGATATGTTCAGGGTGCATTCCCCAGTCGCTTGGCTAACGAAGGCATCAAATGGGAGACATCTGAACAAACTAATATTGGTCTTGATGCCCGCTTCCTGAATGGTCGTCTGGGGCTGAATGCTGATTTCTATATCAAGACAACGAAAGACTGGTTGGTACAGGCTCCGGTTTTGTCTACTGCCGGAACAGACGGTCCTTTTATCAATGGTGGTGATGTGAAAAATACCGGCGTTGAACTGGCTCTCACCTGGAACGATCAGATTGGGCAAGACTTTCACTACAACATCGGCATCAATGGTGCGTATAACAAGAATGAGGTAGGCAATATCCCTACCGAGGATGGTATTATTCATGGTAAGACCGGTATATTGTATGATAACGCAGAAGAATTTTACCGTGCACAGAACGGTCATGCCATTGGTTATTTCTGGGGATATAAAACGGCGGGTATATTCCAGAACCAGCAGGAAATCCAGGATTGGATTGCAGCAGGCAATGGCGTTCTTCAGTCCAATCCCCAGCCGGGTGATGTGAAGTATGTGGATGTGGACCATAACGGAACCATCGACACTGCTGATAAGGTTGATTTAGGAAATGGTATTCCTGATTTCACGTATGGTTTTACAATAGGTTTCGATTATAAAGGTTTCGATTTTTCGCTGAATGCTAATGGTGTGGTGGGAAATCAGATAGTCCAGTCTTTCAGACAGATTGCCAATAAGCAGTCTAACTATACTACAGCTATTCTGGATCGCTGGACAGGTGAGGGCACTTCCAACAGAATTCCCCGCGTGACCAACACTACGGATAACTGGATGTTTTCTGATTTGTATGTACAGGATGGCGATTTCCTGCGTATCAGTAACATTACCCTTGGATATGATTTCTGCAAGCTGATGAAGATAAAATACATCTCACAGGCCCGCCTGTACGTGCAGGTGCAGAATGCATTCACATTCACCAAGTACGATGGTATGGATCCGGAAGTAGGCTATGGTTCCGAGAAATGGGTATCGGGCGTAGACCAGGGCTTCTATCCTCGTCCCCGTACTTTCCTGTTTGGGGTAAACCTTAAGTTCTAA
- a CDS encoding IS1182 family transposase: MAKLHFRPYIPNQTVLFPQRIDENIAADDPVRIVNAVVDNLNLDNFKKLYKETGRSAYHPKMMLKVIIYAYMNNIYSCRKIEKLLLRDVHYIWLAGHEHPDFITINRFRNRVKEEINNVFTQLVLVLADKGFISLDVEYIDGTKIESKANKYTFVWRKTVEKNRTRLLNKVRILLEQVDEAIVQENSVKDTSVELTPSMLSNIVDELKEVLEHQPVTQDKEQKKALREKKKQVRELEGYRDKLMEYDNHLEVLGERNSYSKTDPDATFMRMKEDAMKNGQTKPGYNLQTGTENQFIIDFRLFPNPTDPLPLIPFFHSFQHRYNRLPGIGVADSGYGSEENYRFMQENGIEAFVKYNYFHKEQRPRYTPNPFHAESLHYNAGEDYYVCPMGQHMNRIGTRHDKTASGYITESARYKAQRCEGCPLHGSCFKARGNRIIEVNHRLNQYKRQARERLVSEEGVRYRGRRCIEPEAVFGQMKYNMAYKGFRHVGEDKVTMDFAFFAIAFNIKKMCAKLRKTGKELITLTKSIFIGLFITQYNGNIATCYQMNEKKAA; encoded by the coding sequence ATGGCAAAGTTACATTTTCGTCCTTACATTCCCAACCAAACCGTTCTTTTTCCACAAAGAATTGATGAAAACATAGCTGCCGACGACCCTGTCCGCATAGTCAATGCAGTTGTTGATAATCTCAATCTTGATAATTTCAAGAAGCTTTATAAAGAAACGGGGCGCTCAGCTTATCATCCTAAAATGATGCTTAAGGTAATTATCTACGCTTACATGAATAATATCTATTCCTGTCGTAAAATAGAGAAGCTTCTTTTGCGTGACGTTCATTATATCTGGCTTGCCGGTCATGAGCATCCGGATTTCATAACCATCAACCGTTTCCGTAACCGTGTAAAGGAGGAGATTAACAACGTTTTCACGCAGTTGGTTCTTGTCCTTGCCGATAAGGGTTTCATCAGTCTTGACGTGGAGTATATCGACGGTACCAAGATTGAGTCCAAGGCCAACAAATATACTTTTGTCTGGCGCAAGACAGTCGAAAAGAACCGTACAAGGTTGCTGAATAAGGTTCGCATCCTTCTGGAGCAGGTGGATGAAGCCATTGTACAGGAGAACTCTGTAAAAGACACATCCGTTGAGTTGACTCCCTCCATGCTCTCTAATATAGTGGATGAACTCAAAGAAGTGCTGGAACACCAGCCTGTAACACAGGACAAGGAACAAAAGAAAGCTCTGCGTGAAAAGAAGAAACAGGTCAGGGAACTTGAAGGGTATCGTGACAAGCTGATGGAATACGACAATCACCTTGAAGTCCTTGGAGAACGTAATTCCTATTCCAAGACCGATCCTGATGCTACATTCATGCGTATGAAAGAAGACGCCATGAAGAACGGGCAGACCAAGCCCGGGTATAATTTACAAACAGGTACTGAAAACCAATTCATCATAGACTTCCGGCTGTTTCCCAACCCCACCGATCCGCTGCCCCTGATCCCTTTCTTCCACTCCTTCCAGCACCGCTATAACCGCTTACCGGGTATCGGTGTGGCAGACTCCGGTTACGGCTCGGAAGAAAATTACCGGTTCATGCAGGAAAACGGGATAGAGGCCTTTGTCAAGTACAACTACTTCCATAAAGAGCAGCGTCCCCGTTATACTCCCAACCCGTTCCATGCGGAAAGTCTCCATTACAATGCGGGGGAGGATTATTACGTTTGTCCGATGGGGCAACACATGAACCGCATAGGAACCAGACATGACAAAACAGCGAGCGGATACATCACCGAAAGTGCCCGGTACAAAGCACAAAGATGCGAAGGTTGTCCTTTGCATGGAAGTTGTTTTAAAGCACGGGGGAACCGTATTATAGAAGTCAACCACCGGTTAAACCAATACAAACGGCAGGCACGGGAAAGGTTAGTCTCAGAAGAAGGAGTCAGGTATAGGGGCAGGCGGTGTATAGAACCGGAAGCTGTTTTCGGACAAATGAAATACAACATGGCATACAAGGGGTTCCGGCATGTGGGAGAAGACAAGGTGACAATGGACTTTGCCTTCTTTGCCATAGCTTTTAATATCAAAAAGATGTGTGCAAAACTGAGAAAAACAGGAAAGGAGCTCATTACACTTACTAAATCTATATTTATTGGACTATTTATAACCCAATACAACGGGAATATAGCAACTTGTTACCAAATGAATGAGAAAAAAGCGGCGTAG
- a CDS encoding ATP-binding protein, with protein MKRLLIEELIQWKNKQGRKPLILQGARQVGKTWLLKTFGTECFEDICYINFEQDNSINNIFEGSISPERIIEQLSVFHGKRIQPEKTLIIFDEVQEVPRALTSLKYFTEEAPEYAICCAGSLLGVALHQGTSFPVGKVEFLTLQPLSFREFLLANGEELLLDYVMNGNLDTNAFTEKLQEHLKRYFIIGGMPAAVQSWLDTQDFFEVEKIQEQLLSAYESDFSKHAPSNLIAKIRYVWQSIPSQLAKENKKFVYGMVREGARARE; from the coding sequence ATGAAACGATTACTGATAGAAGAACTTATCCAATGGAAAAACAAGCAAGGACGCAAGCCCTTGATACTTCAAGGAGCACGACAGGTTGGCAAAACCTGGTTACTGAAAACATTCGGTACGGAATGCTTCGAAGACATCTGCTATATCAACTTTGAACAGGACAATTCCATTAATAATATATTTGAGGGAAGCATCAGTCCGGAACGCATCATTGAACAACTTTCCGTATTCCATGGCAAACGTATTCAACCCGAGAAGACACTTATCATTTTCGATGAAGTGCAGGAAGTTCCGCGCGCATTGACTTCTTTAAAGTACTTCACTGAAGAGGCTCCCGAATACGCCATTTGCTGTGCAGGTTCACTGCTGGGAGTAGCACTACATCAGGGAACTTCTTTTCCGGTAGGTAAAGTAGAATTCCTGACTCTGCAACCTCTCTCATTCCGGGAGTTTCTACTTGCCAACGGAGAAGAGCTGCTACTTGACTATGTGATGAACGGCAATTTAGATACCAATGCTTTCACCGAAAAGCTGCAAGAACACTTAAAACGGTATTTCATCATCGGTGGAATGCCCGCTGCCGTGCAAAGCTGGCTGGATACACAAGACTTCTTCGAAGTGGAAAAGATACAGGAACAATTGTTGAGCGCTTATGAAAGTGATTTTTCGAAACATGCTCCTTCTAATCTGATAGCTAAAATCAGATATGTGTGGCAGAGTATCCCCTCTCAATTAGCAAAAGAAAATAAGAAATTCGTTTATGGCATGGTACGCGAAGGAGCACGCGCACGCGAATGA
- a CDS encoding RagB/SusD family nutrient uptake outer membrane protein produces the protein MNKFKLNIIALVLGGLTLASCAESFLDVESKTSSNTGNFYKSKDDAELALIGCYNAWKRTTSDDTWGFYICSELMADECLAGTGVTDAPNYQVVDRFDIGRYSAGTSLLETSWDSYYRAIYRCNEILKYEAMGQFEWAGDETARGRLIGQCRVIRALCYFDMVRLWENIPLLTEPTDQNVPQSDPHAVYATIVEDLKYAIENIPANAYPKAEASANDGRITKYAAEALMARVYLFYTGYYGKDLANVTKDEVVGYLDDIITSKEYKLLPEFKDLWPAASSVSQSAAEAWDAEKTTYKEINDEVILQMKFNYTDDRYNTGGDVDGNRWLVMLGLRKFWYSPYAYGWGCCTVHPKIWNAYSADDARRSASIIDIAGEGIAAKTGFDEYLRDQREYTGYAIKKYTPTCYYNGVSSVPEQTSTSAVQEKQYQPYIVLRYADVLLMAAELGGTPTKTAQDCLDEVRSRAKVPTGVAPTKENIMKERMLEFAFEGIRYWDLLRQGVDYAANEIAESNLTVLSGNQEESITIDAANIKDKRGLMQIPQNQITLSNGLLKQNTGW, from the coding sequence ATGAATAAGTTCAAATTGAATATAATAGCGTTGGTACTTGGAGGACTTACATTGGCTTCATGTGCGGAAAGCTTTTTAGATGTGGAATCTAAGACCTCATCTAACACCGGAAACTTCTATAAGAGCAAAGATGATGCTGAGCTCGCCCTGATAGGCTGTTATAATGCCTGGAAACGTACGACTTCGGATGATACGTGGGGATTCTATATTTGCTCGGAACTGATGGCTGATGAATGCCTTGCAGGAACGGGCGTCACGGATGCACCCAACTATCAGGTGGTTGACCGCTTTGATATAGGACGTTATTCTGCTGGTACAAGTTTGCTTGAAACAAGTTGGGACTCTTATTACAGAGCCATTTACCGTTGTAATGAAATTCTGAAATATGAAGCAATGGGACAGTTTGAATGGGCGGGCGACGAGACTGCACGAGGGCGACTGATAGGTCAATGTCGTGTGATACGTGCCCTCTGCTACTTTGATATGGTACGTTTGTGGGAGAACATTCCGCTATTAACGGAGCCGACGGATCAGAATGTTCCACAGTCGGATCCCCATGCCGTATATGCTACTATCGTTGAAGACCTGAAATACGCTATTGAGAATATTCCGGCCAATGCATACCCGAAAGCAGAAGCCTCTGCTAATGACGGTCGCATCACTAAATATGCCGCTGAGGCTTTGATGGCCCGTGTGTATCTCTTCTATACCGGATATTATGGTAAGGACTTGGCTAATGTAACCAAAGATGAAGTGGTAGGCTATCTGGATGATATCATAACCTCAAAAGAGTATAAATTGCTGCCAGAATTCAAAGATTTATGGCCGGCTGCATCCAGCGTTTCCCAATCGGCTGCTGAGGCTTGGGATGCAGAAAAGACTACTTATAAGGAAATTAATGATGAAGTCATCCTGCAAATGAAATTCAACTATACGGATGACCGTTATAATACAGGTGGTGACGTGGACGGTAACCGTTGGCTGGTAATGTTGGGACTCCGCAAATTCTGGTACTCTCCTTATGCTTACGGCTGGGGCTGTTGTACTGTGCATCCTAAAATCTGGAATGCTTATTCAGCAGATGATGCCCGTCGTTCTGCTTCCATCATAGACATAGCCGGAGAGGGCATTGCGGCGAAAACCGGTTTTGATGAATACCTGAGAGACCAACGTGAGTATACCGGTTATGCTATCAAGAAGTATACTCCGACTTGCTATTATAATGGTGTCTCTTCTGTTCCGGAACAAACATCGACCAGTGCGGTACAGGAAAAACAATACCAGCCTTATATTGTGCTCCGTTATGCCGATGTCCTGCTGATGGCGGCAGAACTGGGTGGAACACCTACGAAGACAGCGCAGGATTGTCTGGATGAAGTCCGTAGTCGTGCAAAAGTACCTACGGGAGTGGCTCCTACCAAAGAAAACATCATGAAGGAACGTATGCTTGAATTTGCTTTCGAAGGTATACGCTATTGGGATCTGCTTCGCCAAGGTGTAGATTATGCGGCTAATGAAATAGCTGAGAGTAACCTGACTGTGTTGTCTGGTAATCAGGAAGAAAGTATCACTATTGATGCTGCTAATATAAAGGATAAGCGCGGACTGATGCAGATCCCTCAGAACCAGATAACTCTCTCTAATGGACTTTTGAAACAAAATACCGGCTGGTGA
- a CDS encoding alpha/beta fold hydrolase: MKKKNTLLLFLCLFSLWAVAQEKKPVKIACVGNSITYGSGIKNQFQNSYPGLLSQLLGEGYDVRNFGISARVLLNKGDHPYMHEQKFRDLLAFQPDIVTIKLGTNDSKPWNWRYGKDFKKDLTEMLDILQELPSKPKIYLCLPVPAVKRNFGINDSVITNGIIPVIRSVAKKRHLPVVDLYALLKPYPDYYTDGIHPNEQGAALIAGELYRTLTGNEAPAIVTDQPFPGKKSQWEGFDRYDFICNARRAIVVAPRKVAEGRPWIWRPAFFGAFPSVDKALLEKGFHVAYYDLTHLYGSPRAQRLGSDFYEVMRRYYRLSPKVTLEGFSRGGLFAFNWAANNPDKVACIYVDAPVCDMLYFSENWERDFWKGFLAEWGLTEENAKDFKGNPIDNLAPLAAAGIPVMGVCGDSDKIVPYEKHMKIAAERYRALGGNVEIILKPGCDHHPHSLDNAEPVVDFIIRNQPDYQKKQVIHQRGSLTNSYLKFAKEKKGCVAFLGGSITEMRGWRNMIQEDFKQRFPETEFTFIDAGIPSTGSTPHAFRFENDVLQKGMPDLLFVEAAVNDDTNGFDYIRQTRGMEGIIRHARTVSPEMDIVMLHFIYDPFIPLLDKGIQPQVIMNHESVANHYYVSSINLAEEVAQRMRDGEFDWKEFGGTHPAWNGHTYYAAAINRLFDLEWSGDVAKKTVRAHEVPEKPIDSYSYGKGVFADIRSAKQLNGWKVVDDWTPTVKGNTRKGFVHVPMLVADRAGASLSFSFEGRAVGIFCAAGPQACVLEYSVDGAPFKKLDTFTDWSRNLYIPWVYMLETELASGRHTLRLRIAKGERTGCQIRNFVVNQ; the protein is encoded by the coding sequence ATGAAAAAGAAGAACACTCTTTTACTTTTTTTGTGCTTGTTCAGTCTGTGGGCAGTGGCACAAGAAAAGAAACCTGTAAAGATTGCCTGTGTCGGAAACAGTATCACTTATGGCTCAGGAATTAAAAATCAGTTTCAGAACAGTTATCCGGGATTGCTTTCCCAGCTTTTGGGTGAAGGGTACGATGTCCGCAATTTCGGAATTAGTGCCCGTGTATTGTTGAATAAGGGGGATCATCCTTATATGCATGAACAGAAGTTTCGTGATCTTTTGGCATTTCAGCCGGATATCGTTACCATTAAATTGGGAACGAATGACAGCAAACCCTGGAACTGGCGTTATGGAAAAGACTTTAAGAAGGATTTGACGGAAATGCTGGATATTCTTCAGGAATTGCCTTCTAAACCTAAGATATATCTATGCTTGCCCGTTCCTGCCGTAAAACGAAATTTTGGTATCAACGATAGCGTGATTACAAACGGTATCATTCCTGTGATACGCAGTGTTGCGAAGAAACGCCATCTGCCTGTTGTAGATCTCTATGCATTGCTGAAGCCGTATCCTGATTACTATACAGATGGTATCCACCCCAATGAACAAGGAGCTGCATTGATTGCCGGTGAACTTTATCGTACACTGACTGGTAATGAGGCGCCTGCAATTGTTACCGATCAACCTTTCCCCGGTAAGAAGTCGCAATGGGAAGGGTTCGATCGTTATGATTTTATTTGTAATGCACGCCGCGCTATCGTTGTTGCTCCCCGCAAGGTAGCGGAAGGGCGTCCCTGGATATGGCGTCCTGCATTTTTCGGAGCTTTCCCTTCGGTAGATAAGGCTTTGTTGGAAAAAGGTTTCCATGTGGCGTATTATGATTTGACTCATCTTTATGGAAGTCCGCGTGCGCAACGTCTGGGCAGTGATTTCTATGAAGTCATGCGCAGGTATTATCGTCTTTCTCCCAAAGTGACGTTAGAAGGCTTCAGCCGTGGCGGATTATTCGCATTTAATTGGGCGGCAAATAATCCTGATAAAGTGGCCTGTATCTATGTAGATGCTCCTGTATGCGATATGCTCTATTTCTCCGAGAACTGGGAACGTGATTTCTGGAAAGGTTTCCTTGCAGAATGGGGATTGACTGAAGAAAATGCAAAAGACTTCAAAGGAAATCCGATTGATAACCTGGCTCCATTAGCGGCTGCCGGTATTCCAGTGATGGGCGTTTGTGGTGATAGTGACAAGATTGTGCCGTATGAAAAGCACATGAAGATTGCTGCTGAACGTTATCGTGCTTTGGGAGGTAATGTCGAAATCATATTGAAACCCGGTTGCGATCATCATCCACATAGCTTGGATAATGCTGAACCGGTTGTTGATTTTATAATCCGTAACCAACCGGATTATCAGAAGAAACAAGTGATCCATCAACGTGGTAGCCTTACTAATTCTTATCTGAAGTTTGCGAAAGAGAAAAAAGGCTGCGTCGCTTTTCTGGGTGGTTCCATTACCGAAATGCGTGGTTGGCGGAATATGATACAGGAAGATTTTAAACAGCGTTTCCCGGAAACTGAATTCACGTTCATTGATGCCGGAATACCTTCTACCGGAAGCACTCCTCATGCTTTCCGTTTTGAAAATGATGTATTGCAGAAAGGTATGCCCGATTTGCTGTTTGTTGAGGCAGCGGTAAATGATGATACAAACGGATTCGATTATATCCGGCAGACACGCGGTATGGAGGGTATTATTCGTCATGCCCGTACTGTCAGTCCGGAAATGGATATTGTCATGCTTCACTTTATCTACGATCCATTCATACCTTTGTTGGACAAGGGTATACAACCCCAGGTTATTATGAATCATGAAAGTGTAGCCAATCATTATTATGTTTCCTCTATCAATCTGGCGGAAGAAGTGGCGCAGCGTATGCGCGATGGTGAGTTTGATTGGAAAGAATTTGGTGGCACACATCCTGCTTGGAACGGTCATACATATTATGCTGCCGCTATAAACCGTCTTTTCGACCTTGAATGGAGTGGCGACGTGGCAAAGAAAACCGTCCGGGCACATGAGGTACCGGAAAAACCGATAGATTCCTATTCTTATGGTAAAGGTGTATTTGCGGATATCCGTTCCGCTAAGCAACTGAATGGTTGGAAAGTGGTGGATGACTGGACGCCTACAGTGAAAGGGAATACCCGTAAAGGTTTCGTACATGTTCCCATGTTGGTGGCTGATCGTGCCGGAGCCAGTCTTTCATTCTCTTTTGAAGGACGCGCTGTAGGTATCTTCTGCGCAGCCGGTCCGCAAGCCTGTGTGCTGGAATACAGTGTGGATGGGGCTCCGTTCAAGAAGCTGGATACATTTACCGATTGGAGCCGAAACCTATACATTCCGTGGGTGTATATGCTGGAAACAGAACTGGCTTCCGGTCGGCATACCTTGCGTTTGCGTATAGCCAAAGGTGAGAGAACCGGGTGTCAGATACGTAATTTCGTAGTGAATCAGTAA